In Hafnia alvei, a genomic segment contains:
- the pcoR gene encoding copper response regulator transcription factor PcoR, producing the protein MQRILIVEDEQKTGRYLQQGLVEEGYQADLFNNGRDGLGAASKGQYDLIILDVMLPFLDGWQIISALRESGHEEPVLFLTAKDNVRDKVKGLELGADDYLIKPFDFTELVARVRTLLRRARSQAATVCTIADMTVDMVRRTVIRSGKKIHLTGKEYVLLELLLQRTGEVLPRSLISSLVWNMNFDSDTNVIDVAVRRLRSKIDDDFEPKLIHTVRGAGYVLEIREE; encoded by the coding sequence ATGCAGCGTATTTTAATCGTTGAAGACGAACAAAAAACAGGTCGTTACCTGCAGCAGGGACTGGTTGAGGAAGGCTATCAGGCCGATCTCTTTAATAATGGCCGCGATGGTCTCGGGGCCGCGTCGAAGGGACAGTATGATTTGATAATACTGGACGTGATGCTGCCTTTCCTCGACGGGTGGCAAATCATCAGCGCACTGAGGGAGTCCGGGCACGAAGAACCGGTCCTGTTTTTAACCGCAAAGGACAACGTGCGGGACAAAGTGAAAGGACTGGAGCTTGGCGCAGATGACTACCTGATTAAGCCCTTTGATTTTACGGAGCTGGTTGCACGTGTAAGAACCCTACTGCGCCGGGCACGCTCGCAGGCCGCAACAGTCTGCACCATCGCCGATATGACCGTTGATATGGTGCGCCGGACCGTGATCCGTTCGGGGAAGAAGATCCATCTCACCGGTAAAGAATACGTTCTGCTTGAGTTGCTGCTGCAACGCACCGGAGAAGTGTTACCCAGGAGTCTTATCTCGTCCCTGGTCTGGAACATGAATTTTGACAGTGATACGAATGTGATTGATGTCGCCGTGAGACGTCTGAGAAGTAAAATTGATGATGACTTTGAGCCAAAACTGATCCATACCGTTCGCGGTGCCGGATATGTCCTGGAGATCAGAGAAGAGTGA
- the pcoD gene encoding copper resistance inner membrane protein PcoD, producing the protein MVIFGLPFFQIYGISGVRYETYNLTNFRSFITFAVVTGIILTGINMLLVSNAMSGVTDLRELSIHVIEMVIEETDVGISWIVRLCALFTTLGALFLYTNKRVLSCLLMTMSGGVALATLAWGGHAVMHDGLHYYLHLLSDLTHLGAAGAWTGALVAFAILLMRRNEHNAQSVIVISDSLAKFATAGTVIVVALILSALVNYLYIAEGNLTPLFNSSWGRILLAKTALFVLMLLLAAANRFHLGPRLEVMVREGNYDRSVALMRNSILTEFVVAIIILGAVAWLGMLAPSQVS; encoded by the coding sequence ATGGTAATATTTGGATTGCCATTTTTTCAGATATATGGAATAAGCGGTGTCAGATATGAAACCTATAACCTGACTAATTTCAGGTCGTTTATAACCTTTGCTGTTGTTACAGGCATCATTCTTACTGGCATTAATATGCTCCTGGTATCTAATGCCATGAGTGGAGTAACTGACCTCAGAGAATTATCCATCCATGTTATCGAGATGGTGATAGAAGAAACTGATGTGGGTATTAGCTGGATTGTCAGGCTCTGTGCCCTGTTTACCACACTCGGTGCTTTGTTCCTTTACACTAATAAGAGAGTATTGTCCTGCCTGCTGATGACGATGAGTGGGGGCGTGGCGCTGGCTACACTTGCCTGGGGAGGACACGCCGTTATGCATGACGGTCTGCATTACTATCTCCATTTACTGAGCGATCTGACCCATCTCGGCGCTGCAGGTGCCTGGACAGGTGCTCTGGTTGCATTTGCTATCCTGCTGATGCGCAGAAACGAGCATAATGCACAGAGCGTCATTGTGATATCTGACTCCCTGGCAAAATTTGCCACGGCAGGAACGGTGATTGTTGTAGCCCTGATCCTGAGTGCGCTGGTCAACTATCTGTATATTGCTGAGGGTAACTTAACTCCCTTATTCAACAGTTCCTGGGGGAGGATATTGCTTGCCAAGACGGCTCTGTTTGTTCTGATGCTTCTTCTGGCTGCAGCAAACCGGTTTCACCTGGGTCCCCGGCTTGAAGTTATGGTCAGGGAAGGGAATTATGATCGCAGCGTTGCCCTGATGCGAAACAGCATCCTGACAGAATTCGTTGTTGCGATTATCATTCTGGGCGCCGTAGCGTGGCTCGGAATGCTTGCTCCGTCTCAGGTCAGCTAG
- the pcoC gene encoding copper resistance system metallochaperone PcoC, with protein sequence MSILNKAILTGGLVMGVAFSAMAHPELKSSVPQADSAVAAPEKIQLNFSENLTVKFSGAKLTMTGMKGMSSHSPMPVAAKVAPGADPKSMVIIPREPLPAGTYRVDWRAVSSDTHPITGNYTFTVK encoded by the coding sequence ATGTCGATTTTAAATAAAGCCATTCTTACAGGCGGCCTCGTTATGGGCGTTGCTTTCTCTGCTATGGCCCATCCGGAATTAAAAAGCTCTGTGCCACAGGCTGATTCAGCCGTAGCGGCCCCGGAAAAGATTCAGCTTAATTTCTCGGAAAATCTGACCGTGAAATTCTCAGGTGCAAAATTAACGATGACGGGTATGAAAGGCATGTCATCACATTCTCCGATGCCGGTCGCGGCAAAAGTGGCGCCAGGCGCTGACCCTAAATCGATGGTCATTATTCCGCGAGAGCCTTTACCCGCTGGCACTTATCGTGTTGACTGGCGCGCGGTTTCTTCAGATACGCACCCTATTACCGGTAATTACACCTTTACAGTGAAGTAA
- the pcoB gene encoding copper resistance outer membrane transporter PcoB, with translation MKRSFKAIPVLVAGLFTSQLSIAAGSVSADPHAGHDMSAMQMPADENFTEMTSMEPIVTESRTPIPPVTDADRKAAFGNLQGHAIHDSAINYLVLLDQLEWQRSDNTNNFSWSVNSWIGGDTDRIWLKSEGERSNGETEAAEAQLLWGHAVGPWWDLVAGVRQDFRPASARTWAAVGFQGLALYNFESEITGFVSNGGKAALRLGGEYDVLLTNRLILQPSYEVNFYSQDDESRGRGRGLTDTELGLRLRYEIRREFAPYIGVSWNQLYGKTSDMAKREGEKDHQVVFLAGARIWF, from the coding sequence ATGAAGAGAAGTTTTAAGGCCATACCTGTTCTGGTCGCCGGTTTGTTTACCTCACAGCTTTCTATTGCGGCGGGCTCCGTCTCTGCAGATCCCCACGCCGGGCACGACATGTCTGCCATGCAGATGCCAGCAGATGAGAATTTCACTGAGATGACGTCAATGGAGCCCATTGTAACTGAGAGCAGAACGCCAATTCCGCCTGTTACCGATGCCGACCGGAAGGCTGCATTCGGCAATTTACAGGGGCATGCGATTCACGACAGTGCGATTAATTATCTGGTTCTGCTGGATCAACTGGAATGGCAACGGTCGGATAACACCAACAATTTCAGCTGGAGTGTTAACAGCTGGATTGGAGGCGACACAGATCGGATTTGGCTAAAGAGTGAAGGTGAACGAAGCAATGGGGAAACGGAGGCGGCTGAAGCGCAGTTACTCTGGGGACATGCGGTTGGCCCATGGTGGGATTTGGTTGCGGGTGTCAGGCAGGATTTCAGACCTGCTTCTGCCCGGACCTGGGCTGCTGTCGGTTTTCAGGGGCTGGCACTCTATAATTTTGAGTCTGAAATTACGGGTTTTGTCAGTAATGGCGGAAAAGCAGCCCTTCGTCTGGGAGGAGAATACGACGTTTTACTGACTAACCGGCTCATACTCCAGCCATCCTATGAGGTGAATTTCTACAGTCAGGATGATGAATCGCGGGGTCGCGGCAGGGGACTGACTGACACAGAGCTGGGGCTCCGGCTGCGCTATGAAATACGCCGTGAGTTTGCACCCTATATAGGCGTTTCCTGGAATCAACTTTACGGGAAAACATCCGATATGGCGAAAAGAGAAGGTGAGAAAGACCATCAGGTAGTATTCCTGGCGGGAGCCAGAATCTGGTTTTAA
- the pcoA gene encoding multicopper oxidase PcoA codes for MLLKTSRRTFLKGLTLSGVAGSLGVWSFNARSSLSLPVAASLQGTQFDLTIGETAVNITGSERQAKTINGGLPGPVLRWKEGDTITLKVKNRLNEQTSIHWHGIILPANMDGVPGLSFMGIEPDDTYVYTFKVKQNGTYWYHSHSGLQEQEGVYGAIIIDAREPEPFAYDREHVVMLSDWTDENPHSLLKKLKKQSDYYNFNKPTVGSFFRDVNTRGLSATIADRKMWAEMKMNPTDLADVSGYTYTYLMNGQAPLKNWTGLFRPGEKIRLRFINGSAMTYFDIRIPGLKMTVVAADGQYVNPVTVDEFRIAVAETYDVIVEPQGEAYTIFAQSMDRTGYARGTLATREGLSAVVPALDPRPLLTMEDMGMGGMGHDMAGMDHSQMGGMDNSGEMMSMDGADLADSGTSSAPMDHSSMAGMDHSQMAGMPGMQSHPASETDNPLVDMQAMSVSPKLNDPGIGLRNNGRKVLTYADLKSRFEDPDGREPGRTIELHLTGHMEKFAWSFNGIKFSDAAPVLLKYGERLRITLVNDTMMTHPIHLHGMWSDLEDENGNFMVRKHTIDVPPGTKRSYRVTADALGRWAYHCHLLYHMEMGMFREVRVEE; via the coding sequence ATGCTGTTGAAAACGTCTCGACGAACTTTCCTGAAGGGGTTAACCCTCTCTGGCGTAGCCGGAAGTCTTGGCGTATGGAGTTTCAATGCGCGTTCCAGTCTGAGCCTGCCAGTTGCCGCATCCCTGCAGGGTACTCAGTTTGACCTGACCATTGGTGAAACGGCAGTCAATATTACGGGCAGTGAGCGTCAGGCCAAAACAATCAATGGAGGCCTGCCGGGGCCCGTTCTTCGCTGGAAAGAAGGTGACACCATTACCCTGAAGGTCAAAAACCGTCTTAATGAACAGACGTCCATTCACTGGCACGGCATTATTCTTCCGGCCAATATGGATGGTGTTCCGGGGCTGAGTTTTATGGGTATCGAACCTGATGATACCTACGTTTACACCTTTAAGGTTAAGCAGAACGGGACTTACTGGTACCACAGCCATTCCGGTCTGCAGGAACAGGAGGGGGTATACGGTGCCATTATCATTGATGCCAGGGAGCCTGAGCCGTTTGCTTACGATCGTGAGCACGTGGTCATGTTGTCTGACTGGACCGATGAAAATCCTCACAGCCTGCTGAAAAAATTAAAAAAACAGTCGGATTACTACAATTTTAATAAACCAACCGTTGGCTCTTTTTTCCGCGACGTGAATACCAGGGGGCTGTCAGCCACCATTGCCGACCGGAAAATGTGGGCTGAAATGAAAATGAATCCGACTGACCTCGCGGATGTCAGTGGCTACACCTACACCTATCTCATGAACGGGCAGGCCCCGCTGAAAAACTGGACCGGACTGTTCCGTCCCGGTGAAAAGATACGCTTACGGTTTATCAACGGCTCGGCAATGACCTATTTCGATATCCGCATCCCCGGGCTGAAAATGACGGTCGTGGCTGCAGATGGCCAGTATGTAAACCCGGTTACCGTTGACGAATTCAGGATTGCCGTTGCCGAAACCTATGATGTCATTGTGGAGCCGCAGGGTGAGGCCTATACCATCTTCGCACAATCTATGGACAGGACCGGTTACGCTCGCGGGACACTGGCCACGAGAGAGGGGTTAAGTGCTGTCGTTCCCGCCCTCGATCCCCGTCCTCTGTTGACCATGGAAGATATGGGTATGGGAGGAATGGGACATGATATGGCAGGAATGGACCACAGCCAGATGGGAGGCATGGATAACAGTGGAGAGATGATGTCTATGGACGGTGCTGACCTTGCCGATAGCGGGACGTCCTCCGCGCCCATGGATCACAGCAGCATGGCCGGTATGGATCATTCTCAGATGGCCGGAATGCCGGGTATGCAAAGTCATCCTGCGTCAGAAACGGATAACCCACTGGTTGATATGCAGGCGATGAGCGTCTCCCCGAAATTAAACGATCCGGGTATTGGTCTTCGAAATAACGGAAGAAAGGTTCTCACGTACGCGGATTTGAAAAGCCGCTTTGAGGATCCTGACGGACGTGAACCTGGCCGCACCATAGAACTGCATTTAACCGGCCACATGGAAAAGTTTGCCTGGTCATTTAACGGAATCAAGTTTTCAGATGCCGCACCGGTGCTGCTGAAATACGGTGAGCGACTCAGGATCACGCTGGTCAACGATACCATGATGACTCACCCCATTCACCTGCATGGCATGTGGAGCGATCTGGAAGATGAAAACGGTAATTTCATGGTTCGTAAACACACAATAGATGTTCCCCCTGGTACAAAACGCAGTTACAGAGTGACAGCAGATGCGCTTGGCCGCTGGGCGTATCACTGCCATTTGCTCTATCACATGGAAATGGGAATGTTTCGTGAAGTCCGGGTGGAGGAATGA